In Kogia breviceps isolate mKogBre1 chromosome 7, mKogBre1 haplotype 1, whole genome shotgun sequence, a single window of DNA contains:
- the SF3B2 gene encoding splicing factor 3B subunit 2 isoform X1 → MAAEHPEPPKGELQLPPPPPPGHYGAWAAQELQAKLAEIGAPIQAGSREELVERLQTYTRQTGIVLNRPVLRGEDGDKAAPPPMSAQLSGIPMPPPPMGLPPLQPPPPPPPPPPGLGLGFPMAVGPRPPNLGPPPPLRVGEPVALSEEERLKLAQQQAALLMQQEERAKQQGDHSLKEHELLEQQKRAAVLLEQERQQEIAKMGTPVPRPPQDMGQIGVRTPLGPRVAAPVGPTPTVLPMGAPVPRPRGPPPPPGDENREMDDPSVGPKIPQALEKILQLKESRQEEMNSQQEEEEMETDTRSSLGHSASETEEDTVSVSKKEKNRKRRNRKKKKKPQRVRGASSESSGDRDKESSRSRGSDSPAADVEIEYVTEEPEIYEPNFIFFKRIFEAFKLTDDVKKEKEKEPEKLDKLENSAAPKKKGFEEEHKDSDDDSSDDEQEKKPEAPKLSKKKLRRMNRFTVAELKQLVARPDVVEMHDVTAQDPKLLVHLKATRNSVPVPRHWCFKRKYLQGKRGIEKPPFELPDFIKRTGIQEMREALQEKEEQKTMKSKMREKVRPKMGKIDIDYQKLHDAFFKWQTKPKLTIHGDLYYEGKEFETRLKEKKPGDLSDELRISLGMPVGPNAHKVPPPWLIAMQRYGPPPSYPNLKIPGLNSPIPESCSFGYHAGGWGKPPVDETGKPLYGDVFGTNAAEFQTKTEEEEIDRTPWGELEPSDEESSEEEEEEESDEDKPDETGFITPADSGLITPGGFSSVPAGMETPELIELRKKKIEEAMDGSETPQLFTVLPEKRTATVGGAMMGSTHIYDMSTVMSRKGPAPELQGVEVALAPEELELDPMAMTQKYEEHVREQQAQVEKEDFSDMVAEHAAKQKQKKRKAQPQDSRGGSKKYKEFKF, encoded by the exons ATGGCGGCCGAGCATCCCGAACCCCCTAAAGGAGAGTTgcagctgccgccgccgccgccccctggGCACTATGGTGCCTGGGCTGCCCAGGAGCTTCAGGCCAAATTAGCAGAAATCGGAGCTCCGATCCAGG CAGGGAGTCGGGAGGAGCTGGTGGAGCGGCTGCAGACCTACACCCGCCAG ACTGGCATCGTCCTGAATCGGCCCGTTCTGAGAGGTGAAGATGGGGACAAAGCTGCTCCCCCTCCTATGTCAGCACAG CTCTCTGGGATTCCCATGCCACCCCCGCCCATGGGACTCCCTCCTCTCCAacctcctccaccacccccaccacccccacccggcCTTGGCCTTGGCTTTCCTATGGCAGTTGGACCCCGTCCACCAAACCTGgggccccctcctcctctccggGTGGGCGAGCCTGTGGCGCTGTCAGAGGAAGAGCGGCTAAAGCTGGCGCAGCAACAGGCGGCGTTGCTGATGCAGCAGGAGGAGCGTGCCAAGCAG caggGAGATCATTCACTGAAGGAACATGAACTTTTGGAGCAGCAGAAGCGG GCAGCTGTGTTACTGGAGCAGGAACGGCAGCAGGAGATTGCCAAGATGGGCACGCCAGTCCCTCGGCCCCCACAAGACATGGGCCAAATTGGTGTTCGCACTCCTCTGGGTCCTCGAG tggCTGCTCCAGTGGGTCCCACTCCCACTGTCCTGCCTATGGGAGCCCCTGTTCCTCGGCCTCGTGGTCCCCCACCACCTCCTGGAGATGAGAACAGAGAG ATGGATGACCCCTCTGTGGGCCCCAAGATCCCCCAGGCTTTGGAAAAGATCCTGCAGCTAAAGGAGAGCCGCCAGGAAGAGATGAACTCTCAGCAGG aggaagaggaaatggagacagATACTCGCTCGTCCCTGGGCCACTCGGCGTCCGAGACTGAGGAGGACACAGTGTCCGTATCTAAAAAAGAG AAAAACCGGAAGCGTCGGAAccgaaagaagaagaaaaagcccCAGCGGGTGCGGGGGGCATCATCTGAGAGCTCTGGGGACCGAGACAAAGAGTCAAGCCGCTCCCGTGGCTCTGACTCCCCAGCGGCGGATGTGGAAATTGAGTATGTGACTGAAGAGCCTGAGATTTATGAGCCCAACTTCATCTTCTTCAAGAGGATTTTTGAGGCTTTCAAG CTCACTGATGAcgtgaagaaggagaaggagaaggagccaGAGAAACTTGACAAACTGGAGAACTCTGCGGCCCCCAAGAAGAAGGGCTTTGAGGAGGAGCACAAGGACAGCGATGATGACAGCAGTGATGACGAACAG GAAAAGAAGCCAGAAGCCCCCAAGCTGTCCAAGAAGAAGCTGCGCCGAATGAATCGCTTCACTGTGGCTGAACTCAAGCAG CTTGTGGCTCGGCCCGACGTGGTGGAGATGCATGACGTCACTGCGCAGGACCCCAAGCTCTTGGTTCACCTCAAGGCCACTCGGAATTCTGTGCCCGTGCCTCGCCACTGGTGTTTTAAGCGCAAGTACCTGCAGGGCAAACGAGGCATTGAGAAGCCCCCCTTTGAGCTACCTGACTTCATCAAACGCACAGGCATCCAGGAGATGCGGGAGGCCCTGCAGGAGAAG gaagaacagaaaaccatGAAGTCAAAAATGCGCGAGAAGGTTCGGCCCAAGATGGGGAAGATCGACATTGACTACCAGAAACTGCATGACGCCTTCTTCAAGTGGCAGACAAAGCCAAAGCTGACCATCCATGGGGACCTGTACTACGAG GGGAAGGAGTTTGAGACACGACTGAAGGAGAAGAAGCCAGGAGATCTGTCTGATGAGCTGAGGATTTCCTTGGGGATGCCAGTAGGACCA AATGCCCACAAGGTCCCTCCCCCGTGGCTGATCGCCATGCAGCGATATGGACCACCCCCGTCGTACCCCAACCTGAAAATCCCTGGGCTGAACTCGCCTATCCCGGAG AGCTGTTCCTTTGGGTACCATGCTGGTGGCTGGGGCAAACCCCCAGTAGATGAGACTGGGAAACCCCTCTATGGGGATGTGTTTGGAACCAATGCTGCTGAATTTCAG ACCAAGACTGAGGAAGAAGAGATTGATCGGACCCCTTGGGGGGAGCTGGAGCCATCTGATGAAGAGTCttcagaagaagaggaagaggaagaaagtgatGAAGATAAGCCAGATGAGACGGGCTTCATTACCCCTGCAGACAG TGGCCTCATCACTCCTGGAGGGTTCTCGTCAGTGCCAGCTGGAATGGAGACCCCTGAACTCATtgaactgaggaagaagaagatTGAGGAGGCGATGGATGG AAGTGAGACGCCTCAGCTGTTCACCGTGTTGCCGGAGAAGAGAACGGCCACTGTTGGGGGGGCCATGATGGGATCAACCCACATCTATGACATGTCCACA GTTATGAGCCGGAAGGGCCCGGCCCCTGAGCTGCAAGGTGTGGAAGTGGCCCTGGCACCCGAAGAGTTGGAGCTGGATCCCATGGCCATGACCCAGAAGTATGAGGAGCATGTGCGGGAGCAGCAGGCACAAGTGGAGAAAGAAGACTTCAGTGACATGGTGGCTGAGCATGCTGCCAAGCAGAAG CAAAAGAAACGGAAAGCTCAGCCTCAGGACAGCCGTGGGGGCAGCAAGAAATACAAGGAGTTCAAATTTTAG
- the SF3B2 gene encoding splicing factor 3B subunit 2 isoform X2 — MAAEHPEPPKGELQLPPPPPPGHYGAWAAQELQAKLAEIGAPIQGSREELVERLQTYTRQTGIVLNRPVLRGEDGDKAAPPPMSAQLSGIPMPPPPMGLPPLQPPPPPPPPPPGLGLGFPMAVGPRPPNLGPPPPLRVGEPVALSEEERLKLAQQQAALLMQQEERAKQQGDHSLKEHELLEQQKRAAVLLEQERQQEIAKMGTPVPRPPQDMGQIGVRTPLGPRVAAPVGPTPTVLPMGAPVPRPRGPPPPPGDENREMDDPSVGPKIPQALEKILQLKESRQEEMNSQQEEEEMETDTRSSLGHSASETEEDTVSVSKKEKNRKRRNRKKKKKPQRVRGASSESSGDRDKESSRSRGSDSPAADVEIEYVTEEPEIYEPNFIFFKRIFEAFKLTDDVKKEKEKEPEKLDKLENSAAPKKKGFEEEHKDSDDDSSDDEQEKKPEAPKLSKKKLRRMNRFTVAELKQLVARPDVVEMHDVTAQDPKLLVHLKATRNSVPVPRHWCFKRKYLQGKRGIEKPPFELPDFIKRTGIQEMREALQEKEEQKTMKSKMREKVRPKMGKIDIDYQKLHDAFFKWQTKPKLTIHGDLYYEGKEFETRLKEKKPGDLSDELRISLGMPVGPNAHKVPPPWLIAMQRYGPPPSYPNLKIPGLNSPIPESCSFGYHAGGWGKPPVDETGKPLYGDVFGTNAAEFQTKTEEEEIDRTPWGELEPSDEESSEEEEEEESDEDKPDETGFITPADSGLITPGGFSSVPAGMETPELIELRKKKIEEAMDGSETPQLFTVLPEKRTATVGGAMMGSTHIYDMSTVMSRKGPAPELQGVEVALAPEELELDPMAMTQKYEEHVREQQAQVEKEDFSDMVAEHAAKQKQKKRKAQPQDSRGGSKKYKEFKF, encoded by the exons ATGGCGGCCGAGCATCCCGAACCCCCTAAAGGAGAGTTgcagctgccgccgccgccgccccctggGCACTATGGTGCCTGGGCTGCCCAGGAGCTTCAGGCCAAATTAGCAGAAATCGGAGCTCCGATCCAGG GGAGTCGGGAGGAGCTGGTGGAGCGGCTGCAGACCTACACCCGCCAG ACTGGCATCGTCCTGAATCGGCCCGTTCTGAGAGGTGAAGATGGGGACAAAGCTGCTCCCCCTCCTATGTCAGCACAG CTCTCTGGGATTCCCATGCCACCCCCGCCCATGGGACTCCCTCCTCTCCAacctcctccaccacccccaccacccccacccggcCTTGGCCTTGGCTTTCCTATGGCAGTTGGACCCCGTCCACCAAACCTGgggccccctcctcctctccggGTGGGCGAGCCTGTGGCGCTGTCAGAGGAAGAGCGGCTAAAGCTGGCGCAGCAACAGGCGGCGTTGCTGATGCAGCAGGAGGAGCGTGCCAAGCAG caggGAGATCATTCACTGAAGGAACATGAACTTTTGGAGCAGCAGAAGCGG GCAGCTGTGTTACTGGAGCAGGAACGGCAGCAGGAGATTGCCAAGATGGGCACGCCAGTCCCTCGGCCCCCACAAGACATGGGCCAAATTGGTGTTCGCACTCCTCTGGGTCCTCGAG tggCTGCTCCAGTGGGTCCCACTCCCACTGTCCTGCCTATGGGAGCCCCTGTTCCTCGGCCTCGTGGTCCCCCACCACCTCCTGGAGATGAGAACAGAGAG ATGGATGACCCCTCTGTGGGCCCCAAGATCCCCCAGGCTTTGGAAAAGATCCTGCAGCTAAAGGAGAGCCGCCAGGAAGAGATGAACTCTCAGCAGG aggaagaggaaatggagacagATACTCGCTCGTCCCTGGGCCACTCGGCGTCCGAGACTGAGGAGGACACAGTGTCCGTATCTAAAAAAGAG AAAAACCGGAAGCGTCGGAAccgaaagaagaagaaaaagcccCAGCGGGTGCGGGGGGCATCATCTGAGAGCTCTGGGGACCGAGACAAAGAGTCAAGCCGCTCCCGTGGCTCTGACTCCCCAGCGGCGGATGTGGAAATTGAGTATGTGACTGAAGAGCCTGAGATTTATGAGCCCAACTTCATCTTCTTCAAGAGGATTTTTGAGGCTTTCAAG CTCACTGATGAcgtgaagaaggagaaggagaaggagccaGAGAAACTTGACAAACTGGAGAACTCTGCGGCCCCCAAGAAGAAGGGCTTTGAGGAGGAGCACAAGGACAGCGATGATGACAGCAGTGATGACGAACAG GAAAAGAAGCCAGAAGCCCCCAAGCTGTCCAAGAAGAAGCTGCGCCGAATGAATCGCTTCACTGTGGCTGAACTCAAGCAG CTTGTGGCTCGGCCCGACGTGGTGGAGATGCATGACGTCACTGCGCAGGACCCCAAGCTCTTGGTTCACCTCAAGGCCACTCGGAATTCTGTGCCCGTGCCTCGCCACTGGTGTTTTAAGCGCAAGTACCTGCAGGGCAAACGAGGCATTGAGAAGCCCCCCTTTGAGCTACCTGACTTCATCAAACGCACAGGCATCCAGGAGATGCGGGAGGCCCTGCAGGAGAAG gaagaacagaaaaccatGAAGTCAAAAATGCGCGAGAAGGTTCGGCCCAAGATGGGGAAGATCGACATTGACTACCAGAAACTGCATGACGCCTTCTTCAAGTGGCAGACAAAGCCAAAGCTGACCATCCATGGGGACCTGTACTACGAG GGGAAGGAGTTTGAGACACGACTGAAGGAGAAGAAGCCAGGAGATCTGTCTGATGAGCTGAGGATTTCCTTGGGGATGCCAGTAGGACCA AATGCCCACAAGGTCCCTCCCCCGTGGCTGATCGCCATGCAGCGATATGGACCACCCCCGTCGTACCCCAACCTGAAAATCCCTGGGCTGAACTCGCCTATCCCGGAG AGCTGTTCCTTTGGGTACCATGCTGGTGGCTGGGGCAAACCCCCAGTAGATGAGACTGGGAAACCCCTCTATGGGGATGTGTTTGGAACCAATGCTGCTGAATTTCAG ACCAAGACTGAGGAAGAAGAGATTGATCGGACCCCTTGGGGGGAGCTGGAGCCATCTGATGAAGAGTCttcagaagaagaggaagaggaagaaagtgatGAAGATAAGCCAGATGAGACGGGCTTCATTACCCCTGCAGACAG TGGCCTCATCACTCCTGGAGGGTTCTCGTCAGTGCCAGCTGGAATGGAGACCCCTGAACTCATtgaactgaggaagaagaagatTGAGGAGGCGATGGATGG AAGTGAGACGCCTCAGCTGTTCACCGTGTTGCCGGAGAAGAGAACGGCCACTGTTGGGGGGGCCATGATGGGATCAACCCACATCTATGACATGTCCACA GTTATGAGCCGGAAGGGCCCGGCCCCTGAGCTGCAAGGTGTGGAAGTGGCCCTGGCACCCGAAGAGTTGGAGCTGGATCCCATGGCCATGACCCAGAAGTATGAGGAGCATGTGCGGGAGCAGCAGGCACAAGTGGAGAAAGAAGACTTCAGTGACATGGTGGCTGAGCATGCTGCCAAGCAGAAG CAAAAGAAACGGAAAGCTCAGCCTCAGGACAGCCGTGGGGGCAGCAAGAAATACAAGGAGTTCAAATTTTAG